In Campylobacter porcelli, the sequence TAACCAAATAAGCCGTAGAAACACCCAAAATATAGCAAATCACAAGCACAAAAAATGCTACTATAAATGTATCTTTGACAAATCTTAAAAATAGAAAATCAAAAAAGTGATTTAAATTTTTAGAGACCTCTTCAAGCCTTGCTAGATCACTACCAGCAAAGGCTTGATATAGATATGTGCCAAATTCAATAAAAATACTAATAACAGGGATAATCACCAAAAAAGCTAGTAAAATCCCTAGGAATTTTATAGCTTTTGTGCGTTTTCTCATCTAAATCCTACTTCATCATATATAAGCACAGCGTCTTTGACATTATCAGCAATCTTCGATACGGCTATACTATCTTCTTTAAATTTGCCAAAATCCTTTACAATATCTGAAGGTTCTACATCTAGGCGAACTGGAAATTCATAATTGATATTTGTAAGCATTGTTTGCACCTCTTTGCTAAGCATAAACTCCATAAATTTCTTAGCTGCGTCTTGGTTTTTGCTAGATGCAGTCATAGCTATACCGCTTACATTTATATGAGCTCCACGACCATCTTGATTTGGGAATATCACTCCAATTGAGTTGCCTACTTCTACATCTTTTGGATTTTTAGAAGTTCTAAGAAGTCCTATATAATATGTATTCATAACAGCATACGGAGCCACTCCAGCTATCATCTGTCTTGCTTGATCTCTATCGCCACCTTTTGGAGCCATAGCTAGATTATCTAGCACCCCTTTTGCCCATTTTTTAGCCTCATCTTTGCCATCATTTGCAATTATTGAGGCTAGAAGTGTTTTAGAGTATGGTGCAGTCGCACTTCTCATTAATACCTTACCCTTTAGCTCTGGCTTAGCTAAATCTTCATAATTTTTAACTAAATTTAAATCAACATTAGCATTTTTATTATAAGCTATAATCCTAGCCCTTTTAGTAATGGCAAACCACATATCATCTTTATCTCTTAAATTTGCTGGAATTATATCTTTTAAAACCTTAGAATTCACAGGGGCTAATACATTTGCATTTTTAGCTTCAGTTAAATTTGATACATCGGCAGTGATAAATATATCAGCTGGAGAGTTTTTGCCCTCTAGTTGAAGTCTTTTTATAAGCTCTGGAGCTTTTGCTGTTGTGTGGTTTATTTTGATACCAGTTTGAGCTTCGAATTTTTTATATATCTCAAAATCTGCATCATAGTGTCTAGCTGAATATATATTAAGCTCAGCACCTATCAAAGCCGATGCACTAAGCAGTGCAGTGATGATAACCTTTCTCATATTTTCTCCTAAATTTTATAATTTTGATTGCGAAATAATAGCGACATAAAGTAAATGATAAATAAATGATAATGGTTATTAATTTCTATTAATCTACTAAATTTACCATTTTTAAATAGATAAATTTAAATAAATTTAAAAAGAGAATTTTAAATTTAAATTATAATAATATGTTACATATTTACACATATTTATAAAAATTTTACCAAATTTAAAATAAATTTTGTCAAATTCAAAAAATTACTGATATAATGTAATCTTAAATAATTCTACAATAAAGGTTAATAAATGGCAAATCCAAATATTCCTGTTGATAAACAGACAAATGCTGTTCAAATCATCGGTCTTTTTGGCGGTATTTTGGCAGCTATGCTTGTTTATTACATTATGCCAAGCAATGCTGGTGAGATAGCCACCGCAGCTGCAAATGGTAAAACTCTAAATGTTAATGCTCTTCCCATAGTAGCTGCTGTTGCGGTTCTTATGGGTATATGGTGGATGACTGAAGCAATAGCCCTACTAGCTACGGCTTTACTTCCTATGGTTTTATTCCCTATTCTTGGCGTGGATACATTTAAAAATGCCGCTACTCCATACGCTAGTGATACTATATATCTATTTATGGGTGGCTTCGTTCTAGCCCTTGCTATGCAAAAATGGAATCTCCACACTCGCATAGCCCTTGGGATTGTCCTTCTTGTAGGCACTAGTCCTAGAAGGCTTGTAGCTGGATTTATGATAGCTACTGGCTTTATGTCTATGTGGGTTAGCAATACCGCAACTGCGGTTATGATGCTACCAGTTGGCCTATCTGTGCTTCATCTAGTTAGCAAATTAACTGGCAAAGATAATGAGCTAAAGCAAGTCGATACAAATCATATGGATGAAATCAGTCGTCAAGGCACTCAAGGCGGATTTGCAAGTGCCGTTATCCATAAAGGCAAAGATGTAGTAAGCGAAATCAAAGATAAAACCAAAGCCTACACCTCAAATTTCGGCATCGCTCTAATGCTTGGTATCGCATATGCTGCTTCTGTAGGCTCTCTTGGGACTATCATTGGGACCCCGCCAAATGCACTTTTAGTAGCTCATATGAAAAATGAATTTGGTATTGAGATTGGATTTGGTGAGTGGATGTTAATGGGCGTTCCGCTATCGATTGTTATGCTAATTGCTTGTTGGGCACTTTTAGTTTATGTGCTATTTAAGCCTGAAATTAGTGAAATTCCAGGTGGCAAAGAGGTTATTCATAATGAGTATAAAAAGCTAGGTTCAATGAGTAGAGCTGAGTGGCTAGTGGGTGGCGTGTTTGTTTTAGCGGCACTTTGTTGGATATTCCTTGGATTTATCTTTAAACACTATGGAATCAAGGTCGCTAGCTTAGATTCAGTTATTGCGATGAGCGTTGCTGTGTTGTTATTTATAATTCCAGCAAATTCAAATGGCGAAAGACTAATTGATTGGGATACGGCTAAAAAACTCCCATGGGATATTCTAATCTTATTTGGTGGCGGTCTTGCACTTTCAGCTCAATTTAGCAAAACTGGCTTATCACTATGGATAGGACACCAAGTATCAGCACTTGGATTTATGCCAATTATACTTATTATATTGATTGTAACTGCTCTAGTAATATTCCTAACAGAGATCACATCAAATACAGCTACCGCAGCCGCATTCTTACCAGTTATAGCTGGGGTGGCAATTGGCTTAGGATATGAGGGTCAAAATATAATGATATTTACAATTCCTGTAGCTCTTGCGGCAACTTGTGCGTTTATGCTACCAGTTGCCACTCCGCCAAATGCTATTGCTTATGGCTCTGGATATGTAAAAATCAATAATATGATTAAAGCTGGTTTATGGCTAAATATCATTGGTATATTCTTAATCACGCTAACAGTCATATTCCTTACAACTGCAGTATTTAAAATAAGCTTATAAAACCTTAGCTAGGCAATTTCGCCTAGCTAATCCATTCGCAACTTACTATTTTAAAAATTAATAAATTTAGAAATTTAATAAAATTATTTTAATTTTAATATTAAATAAAAAGATAATATGGTATAATTAAACATTATATAAATAATATCAATTATAAGAAATAATATATAAAGAGATTTAGATATGAAGTTTTTGCTTTGTATTTTTTCATTTGTTTTGATGGTTTTTGCTAAGTGCCAACCAATGCTAAATTCAAATATAAATATAAATATTGCAGATTTTAGCCAAGATAAAATCTCATATAGCGATGGTAAAAACCTATATCTAATGGATAAAAATTATAAAATCACATCCACTATAGAGGCAAAATCAGATAAAATCAATATAATTAAATTTCATAATTCAAATCTCATAGCTGGATTAGATAGCGGATATGCTATACAAATCAACCCAAAAGGCGATAAGCAAATTTTATTAGATCCAGTAAAGACAAAAATCATAGATGGCATAACTTCTATAAATATCATAAAAGATAAGATAATATTTACTCTTAGCACCAAATATATAGTAATATACGATACGATAAATAGCATATATAAAAAATCAAATTTAAATCTAAATTCCAAAATCACAAATACACATATAATCAATAATATACTCTACATAACCACTTTTAATAGAAATCTTTATGAATTAAATCTAGATAACTTTAAATTAAATAAAATTTCACAAATGCCAAATATCCCAACTGCCATTAGCAGCATAGATGATGAGATAATAATTGGATTAATCGATGGCAAAATAATATACAAAAATCAAATTTATCAAATTTCAAACAACCAAATAAGCAAAATAAAAATATACAAAAATACTATTTATATTAGCGATTGGAGTTCAAATCTATATATTTATGATTTAAATCTAAATTTAAAAAATAGCA encodes:
- a CDS encoding Fe(3+) ABC transporter substrate-binding protein, with the translated sequence MRKVIITALLSASALIGAELNIYSARHYDADFEIYKKFEAQTGIKINHTTAKAPELIKRLQLEGKNSPADIFITADVSNLTEAKNANVLAPVNSKVLKDIIPANLRDKDDMWFAITKRARIIAYNKNANVDLNLVKNYEDLAKPELKGKVLMRSATAPYSKTLLASIIANDGKDEAKKWAKGVLDNLAMAPKGGDRDQARQMIAGVAPYAVMNTYYIGLLRTSKNPKDVEVGNSIGVIFPNQDGRGAHINVSGIAMTASSKNQDAAKKFMEFMLSKEVQTMLTNINYEFPVRLDVEPSDIVKDFGKFKEDSIAVSKIADNVKDAVLIYDEVGFR
- a CDS encoding SLC13 family permease, yielding MANPNIPVDKQTNAVQIIGLFGGILAAMLVYYIMPSNAGEIATAAANGKTLNVNALPIVAAVAVLMGIWWMTEAIALLATALLPMVLFPILGVDTFKNAATPYASDTIYLFMGGFVLALAMQKWNLHTRIALGIVLLVGTSPRRLVAGFMIATGFMSMWVSNTATAVMMLPVGLSVLHLVSKLTGKDNELKQVDTNHMDEISRQGTQGGFASAVIHKGKDVVSEIKDKTKAYTSNFGIALMLGIAYAASVGSLGTIIGTPPNALLVAHMKNEFGIEIGFGEWMLMGVPLSIVMLIACWALLVYVLFKPEISEIPGGKEVIHNEYKKLGSMSRAEWLVGGVFVLAALCWIFLGFIFKHYGIKVASLDSVIAMSVAVLLFIIPANSNGERLIDWDTAKKLPWDILILFGGGLALSAQFSKTGLSLWIGHQVSALGFMPIILIILIVTALVIFLTEITSNTATAAAFLPVIAGVAIGLGYEGQNIMIFTIPVALAATCAFMLPVATPPNAIAYGSGYVKINNMIKAGLWLNIIGIFLITLTVIFLTTAVFKISL